The following are from one region of the Denitrobacterium detoxificans genome:
- the amrA gene encoding AmmeMemoRadiSam system protein A produces the protein MSIVGAIVVPHPPLIVPAVGRGEEQRIGETIDAYKRATKWLLSQQPDCLVITSPHAPLFRDAFHVTTDDVLEGSMAQFRAPQEHMSAECNTELAREIISRANDAGIPAIGSERYRDDMDHATYVPLYFVREAAGGMLPCPIVRIGLSGMPYDTHRQLGRIIAQAASAQGIKVGFIASGDLSHKLKPDGPYGFALEGPVFDERIGEIFASGNLDGLFELDEAFCEAAAECGLRSFQIMAGALDGLSVHTELLSNEGPFGVGYGVAICKCESTTNCDAHAGKRDADNDHLHSANPPTEADPIVRLARLTVETFTRTGRAPNLPDDLPQELLERKAGVFVTIHKRGALRGCIGTISPTCSNIAEEVIQNGISSSSRDPRFPAIREEELDYLEYSVDVLGEAEPIDSPEQLDPKRYGVIVAKRWQRGLLLPNLEGVETIESQVSIAKQKAGIDPADNDVELARFEVVRHSAGGEARR, from the coding sequence ATGTCGATCGTTGGAGCAATTGTCGTACCGCATCCGCCACTTATCGTTCCCGCCGTTGGGCGCGGCGAGGAGCAACGCATCGGCGAAACCATTGACGCATATAAGCGCGCAACAAAATGGCTGCTCAGCCAGCAGCCCGATTGCCTGGTTATCACCTCGCCGCACGCGCCGCTGTTTCGCGACGCGTTTCACGTAACCACCGATGACGTCCTCGAGGGAAGCATGGCCCAATTCCGCGCGCCGCAAGAGCACATGAGCGCGGAATGCAATACCGAACTGGCGCGAGAAATCATCAGCAGGGCAAACGATGCAGGAATCCCAGCCATTGGCAGCGAGCGCTATCGCGACGACATGGATCACGCCACCTACGTGCCGCTCTACTTCGTGCGCGAAGCCGCCGGCGGCATGCTTCCCTGCCCCATCGTTCGCATTGGGCTTTCCGGCATGCCGTACGACACGCACCGCCAATTGGGGCGCATCATCGCACAAGCGGCAAGCGCGCAGGGCATCAAAGTAGGATTCATTGCCAGCGGAGACCTTTCGCACAAGCTGAAACCCGACGGTCCCTATGGTTTCGCACTCGAAGGCCCTGTATTCGACGAGCGCATTGGCGAGATATTCGCATCGGGTAACCTCGATGGCCTCTTCGAGCTCGACGAGGCATTCTGCGAAGCTGCCGCCGAATGCGGACTCCGATCGTTCCAAATCATGGCGGGCGCCCTAGACGGCCTGAGCGTGCATACGGAATTGCTCTCGAACGAAGGGCCGTTTGGCGTAGGCTACGGAGTAGCCATCTGCAAATGCGAAAGCACGACAAATTGCGACGCCCATGCAGGTAAACGCGATGCGGACAACGACCACCTTCACAGTGCCAATCCGCCCACCGAGGCCGACCCAATCGTACGCCTTGCGCGCCTAACGGTCGAAACGTTCACGCGCACGGGCCGCGCGCCCAATCTACCTGACGATCTGCCGCAAGAGCTCCTGGAACGGAAGGCGGGCGTATTCGTAACGATTCACAAGCGGGGCGCTTTACGCGGCTGCATAGGCACCATCTCACCCACATGCAGCAACATTGCGGAGGAAGTCATACAGAACGGGATTAGCTCCAGCAGTCGTGACCCACGCTTCCCAGCCATACGCGAGGAGGAACTCGATTACCTGGAGTATTCGGTCGACGTATTGGGCGAAGCAGAGCCCATCGACTCGCCCGAACAGCTTGACCCGAAGCGCTACGGCGTCATCGTTGCGAAACGTTGGCAACGCGGGCTACTGCTCCCGAACCTCGAGGGCGTAGAGACGATTGAGTCTCAGGTCTCGATCGCCAAGCAAAAAGCGGGCATAGACCCAGCAGACAACGACGTTGAACTTGCGCGCTTCGAAGTCGTGCGCCATTCCGCCGGCGGAGAGGCACGCAGATAA
- a CDS encoding IS3 family transposase, whose product MIRELSGQGHALADLLAVSGVPASTYHYNKSKPAKAPTRPELWGKAIEIFSRSPNGCGHRQIAMCLRAEEGATIADKTVLKMMHEIGISCGIRRETDYHKYNSYKGVVGKTFENVLGRDFEADGPWQKLGTDVTEFKQEWGKAYFAPVYDFGSKEIAAWSISQHPDMSQQKEMLDMLIPKIPDGAHPVMQSDMGWQYQHIGYCGRLEEAGIVQSMSRKGNCIDNGATEQVFGHLKDEFFRGRKFPDFETFKRELEGYIEYWNTQRRQVKLKGLTPEEFRSQSQAA is encoded by the coding sequence GTGATCAGGGAGCTTTCGGGGCAGGGGCACGCGCTTGCGGACCTACTGGCCGTGTCGGGCGTTCCAGCATCGACTTACCACTACAACAAGTCGAAGCCGGCCAAGGCGCCGACCAGGCCGGAGCTTTGGGGCAAGGCGATCGAGATCTTCTCGCGCTCGCCAAACGGCTGCGGCCATCGCCAGATAGCCATGTGCCTGCGCGCCGAGGAAGGGGCGACGATCGCCGACAAGACCGTGCTCAAGATGATGCACGAGATAGGAATAAGCTGCGGCATACGCCGGGAGACGGACTACCACAAGTACAATTCCTACAAGGGCGTGGTCGGCAAGACCTTCGAGAACGTGCTGGGGCGCGACTTCGAGGCAGATGGGCCGTGGCAGAAGCTTGGCACCGACGTCACCGAGTTCAAGCAGGAATGGGGCAAGGCGTACTTCGCGCCCGTCTACGACTTCGGCAGCAAGGAGATCGCGGCGTGGTCCATATCCCAGCACCCGGACATGTCGCAGCAGAAGGAGATGCTCGACATGCTCATCCCGAAGATTCCGGACGGTGCTCACCCGGTCATGCAGTCGGACATGGGCTGGCAGTACCAGCACATAGGGTATTGCGGAAGGCTCGAGGAGGCAGGCATCGTGCAGAGCATGTCACGTAAGGGCAACTGCATCGACAACGGCGCGACCGAGCAGGTGTTCGGCCATTTGAAAGACGAGTTCTTCCGAGGCAGAAAGTTCCCCGACTTCGAGACGTTCAAGAGGGAGCTTGAGGGATACATCGAGTACTGGAACACGCAGAGGAGGCAAGTTAAACTAAAGGGACTGACCCCGGAGGAGTTCCGGAGCCAGTCCCAAGCCGCCTAG
- a CDS encoding helix-turn-helix domain-containing protein — MKRYSLETRARAVELIDRGYGKGSLSTALAIPISIAEKWTHTYRAVGKEAFLGMGSKHRRYDYETKLAAARDFVDLGMTRQEVMSKHGIANLTQLKNWAKAYREGGPEALRPKPKGRPRKDGGDPPEPRSREQELEAENRRLRAEVAYLKKLRALEAAKRAPGRNAR; from the coding sequence TTGAAGAGATACAGCCTGGAGACGAGAGCAAGGGCGGTCGAGCTCATCGACCGAGGATATGGCAAGGGGTCGCTCTCGACAGCGCTTGCCATACCGATAAGCATTGCGGAAAAATGGACCCACACGTACAGGGCGGTAGGCAAGGAGGCGTTTCTGGGCATGGGGTCCAAGCACAGGCGTTACGACTACGAGACGAAGCTCGCCGCCGCGCGCGACTTCGTCGACCTCGGCATGACCAGGCAGGAGGTCATGTCCAAGCACGGAATCGCGAACCTGACGCAGCTGAAGAATTGGGCGAAGGCCTACCGCGAGGGCGGTCCGGAGGCCCTGAGGCCCAAGCCGAAGGGGCGGCCGCGGAAAGACGGGGGTGACCCTCCGGAACCAAGGAGCCGCGAACAGGAGCTGGAGGCGGAGAACCGCAGGCTAAGGGCCGAGGTGGCGTACCTAAAAAAACTGCGTGCCCTGGAAGCGGCAAAGCGAGCGCCTGGGAGAAATGCCAGGTGA
- a CDS encoding PhoH family protein: MTDMETSVSLTAPDTVDMAKVVGPQDDILRFIEDCYHAQILVRGNSVRISGEQVEVDAVSSLFTDLFQYVREGGVPNRAYVKHAIELLRTGEFAPRALRDDVVLSHRGRSVRPKTAGQKHYVDAIRKNTITFGIGPAGTGKTYLAMAMAVRALRSHEVSRVILSRPVVEAGENLGFLPGTLNEKIDPYIRPLYDALFEMMDPQRAQAYLEDGTIEIVPLAYMRGRTLDNSFIVLDEAQNTTPQQMKMFLTRLGFASKMVVTGDVTQLDLPRGISGLKQVRGILEGISDIAFCELSRTDIVRHSLVSEIVSAYNVWETANAPVQPVQ, translated from the coding sequence ATGACAGATATGGAAACGAGCGTTTCGCTTACCGCCCCCGACACTGTCGATATGGCAAAGGTGGTGGGTCCGCAAGACGACATTCTGCGCTTTATCGAAGATTGCTATCATGCCCAGATTCTCGTGCGCGGAAATAGCGTGCGCATCTCGGGCGAGCAGGTCGAAGTAGACGCCGTATCTTCGCTGTTCACCGACCTTTTTCAGTATGTCCGCGAAGGTGGCGTGCCCAATCGCGCGTACGTGAAGCATGCCATCGAATTGCTTCGCACGGGTGAATTCGCCCCGCGTGCCTTGCGTGACGACGTGGTGCTTTCGCATCGTGGGCGTTCCGTTCGCCCCAAGACGGCTGGTCAGAAGCATTACGTCGATGCCATTCGCAAGAACACCATCACCTTTGGTATTGGGCCTGCTGGTACGGGAAAGACGTATCTTGCCATGGCCATGGCCGTTCGCGCACTGCGTTCGCACGAGGTCAGCCGCGTTATTCTCTCGCGTCCCGTGGTGGAAGCGGGCGAGAACCTTGGCTTCTTGCCGGGCACGCTGAACGAGAAGATTGACCCGTATATTCGCCCCTTGTACGATGCTCTGTTCGAGATGATGGATCCCCAGCGCGCGCAGGCGTATCTGGAAGACGGCACCATCGAGATCGTGCCGCTTGCCTACATGCGCGGCCGCACGCTCGATAACAGCTTCATCGTGCTCGACGAGGCGCAGAACACCACGCCGCAGCAGATGAAGATGTTCCTTACGCGCTTGGGTTTCGCCTCGAAGATGGTGGTGACGGGTGATGTTACGCAGCTCGACCTGCCGCGTGGCATTTCCGGACTGAAGCAGGTGCGTGGTATCTTGGAGGGCATTTCAGACATCGCATTCTGCGAGCTTTCGCGCACCGATATCGTGCGCCATTCGCTCGTTTCGGAAATCGTGAGCGCCTATAACGTCTGGGAGACGGCGAACGCTCCCGTTCAGCCCGTGCAGTAG
- the mtaB gene encoding tRNA (N(6)-L-threonylcarbamoyladenosine(37)-C(2))-methylthiotransferase MtaB, producing MRARIVNLGCKVNRVESDAFAADLRSFGFSLTDGDPECVIVNTCTVTGEAEKKTRKAVRRELRDYPNANVIVTGCAAAIDANEFASMSERVIVVPKNQVVDVCLECCGLSRESIVPAASDVRFGEGFPSRVGLKIQDGCNNACTYCIVHVARGRAWSVPLSECVAEARKLAAAGAREIVLTGINLGTYHDGDATLATVVRALREQVPSVRIRISSVEPRDVTDDLLQAIAEADGMVCRHLHLPLQSGSTRVLRQMARPYSAERFLDIVERARQVIPELSLSTDIIVGFPGETDEDFQETLRVARLCQFSKIHVFRYSRRVGTPAAERDDQVDPIIAAQRADELARLGDEMRMQEARKRLGSREFVLVEQNGLGTTESYYQVKLDGSFPDSGLVSCELQAVDENGVFSV from the coding sequence GTGAGGGCGCGCATCGTTAACCTAGGCTGCAAGGTCAATCGCGTTGAGTCCGATGCATTCGCAGCCGATCTTCGCTCGTTTGGGTTTTCCCTTACCGACGGCGATCCGGAATGCGTCATCGTGAACACGTGCACCGTTACGGGTGAGGCCGAAAAGAAGACGCGCAAGGCCGTGCGCCGCGAATTGCGCGATTATCCCAATGCCAACGTAATCGTGACCGGATGCGCGGCGGCCATCGACGCGAATGAATTCGCCTCCATGAGTGAACGCGTTATCGTGGTCCCGAAGAACCAGGTCGTTGACGTGTGCCTGGAATGCTGTGGCCTTTCGCGCGAATCCATCGTGCCTGCTGCATCCGATGTGCGCTTCGGCGAGGGCTTTCCCTCTCGCGTGGGCTTGAAGATCCAGGATGGCTGCAACAATGCCTGCACGTACTGCATCGTCCATGTGGCGCGTGGCCGTGCCTGGTCGGTGCCTCTTTCGGAATGCGTCGCCGAGGCGCGCAAGCTTGCCGCGGCTGGTGCGCGCGAGATTGTGCTCACGGGCATCAATCTTGGCACGTATCACGATGGTGACGCTACGTTGGCGACCGTCGTCCGTGCCTTGCGCGAACAGGTACCCAGCGTGCGCATTCGCATTTCCAGCGTGGAGCCGCGCGATGTAACCGACGACCTGTTGCAGGCTATTGCGGAGGCCGATGGCATGGTCTGCCGTCATCTGCACCTTCCGCTGCAATCGGGCAGCACGCGGGTGCTGCGCCAGATGGCCCGTCCGTATTCTGCCGAGCGCTTCCTTGACATCGTGGAGCGTGCGCGCCAGGTCATCCCCGAGCTTTCGCTATCGACCGACATCATTGTGGGCTTTCCCGGGGAAACCGACGAGGACTTCCAGGAAACGCTGCGTGTGGCGCGTTTGTGCCAGTTCAGCAAGATTCACGTCTTCCGCTATTCGCGGCGCGTGGGTACGCCCGCCGCGGAACGTGACGATCAGGTTGACCCCATCATCGCCGCGCAGCGTGCCGATGAGCTTGCTCGCTTGGGCGACGAAATGCGCATGCAGGAAGCCCGCAAGCGCCTGGGCAGCCGCGAGTTTGTACTCGTGGAGCAAAACGGCCTTGGTACCACCGAATCGTATTACCAGGTGAAACTTGATGGTTCTTTTCCCGATAGCGGTCTAGTATCCTGTGAATTGCAAGCCGTCGACGAGAATGGTGTATTCAGCGTATGA
- a CDS encoding RsmE family RNA methyltransferase, which produces MSLPRFFLDDQVLSSETEAVFPLRLSAEDAKHARVLRLAPGEHIAVIDATQDYFECEIVQAGDPFTVRIAAHEHAPAAGPQVVLLQGLAKADKMETVIRHATEIGVSAFIPLVCDRSVVKLDAKKEQKRLARWRSIAKSAAMQSGQMSIPEIHEPATVKQAAEALSGATAVIVCWEEAREGGIRAAIERGMAHNMCGRNDARIAVVVGPEGGLTEAEVQLFHEHNQCASTVTLGSSILRTETAGIVAPALVIYELGGLQ; this is translated from the coding sequence ATGAGTCTGCCCCGGTTCTTCCTGGACGACCAGGTACTTTCATCCGAAACCGAAGCGGTGTTTCCGCTTCGTTTGTCCGCCGAGGACGCCAAGCACGCCCGTGTGCTGCGCTTGGCTCCTGGCGAGCATATTGCCGTCATCGATGCCACGCAAGATTACTTCGAATGCGAGATCGTCCAGGCGGGCGACCCATTTACTGTGCGCATCGCTGCGCATGAACATGCTCCCGCTGCTGGTCCGCAGGTCGTGCTTTTGCAGGGCCTTGCCAAGGCCGACAAGATGGAGACGGTCATCCGTCATGCCACCGAGATTGGCGTTTCGGCATTTATCCCGCTCGTGTGCGACCGCAGCGTTGTAAAGCTTGACGCCAAGAAGGAGCAGAAGCGACTGGCTCGCTGGCGTTCCATCGCCAAGAGCGCAGCCATGCAGTCGGGGCAGATGTCCATCCCCGAAATACATGAGCCTGCTACGGTGAAGCAGGCGGCCGAGGCGCTTTCAGGCGCTACGGCGGTTATCGTGTGCTGGGAGGAAGCGCGCGAGGGTGGCATACGGGCTGCCATCGAGCGCGGCATGGCGCATAACATGTGCGGTCGCAACGATGCGCGCATTGCCGTTGTCGTGGGTCCCGAAGGTGGGCTCACCGAAGCGGAAGTGCAGCTGTTTCACGAGCATAATCAGTGCGCAAGCACCGTAACGCTGGGGTCGAGCATCCTGCGTACCGAAACCGCTGGCATCGTGGCGCCTGCCTTGGTTATCTACGAGCTGGGCGGCCTTCAGTGA